One region of Ardenticatenales bacterium genomic DNA includes:
- a CDS encoding ornithine carbamoyltransferase, protein MQTHLRGRDMITTQEWTKDEIDTILDVALDLKRKRALGISQASLRHKVLAMLFFFTSTRTRSSFEAGMAQLGGHAAFIDSTTTQISHGDTAKEIGEIYGRYYDGIAIRQCDWGIGNRYIRDVAAASRVPILNMQCDHFHPFQILADLLTIVEKKGDPRGLTINVSYAYAQSYQKPMSVPISLILLMTRYGMNVRLTHPPEFKLMPQYVEQAKENARKSGGSLELLDDFDAGFVNADVVYPKSWGCMLTTESHEESAAISRQYTHWITDERRMALAKPDALYMHCLPADRNIEVTDGVIDGPNSVVYDEAENRLHVQKAVMALTM, encoded by the coding sequence ATGCAGACGCATCTTCGCGGACGCGACATGATCACCACCCAGGAGTGGACCAAAGACGAAATTGACACCATCCTCGACGTCGCCCTCGACCTCAAACGCAAGCGCGCCCTCGGCATCTCCCAGGCCAGCCTGCGCCATAAAGTCCTGGCCATGCTCTTCTTCTTCACCAGCACCCGCACCCGCTCCAGCTTTGAAGCGGGCATGGCGCAACTCGGCGGCCACGCCGCCTTCATCGACAGCACCACCACCCAGATCAGCCACGGTGACACCGCCAAAGAAATCGGCGAAATCTATGGCCGCTACTACGACGGCATCGCCATCCGCCAGTGCGACTGGGGCATCGGCAACCGGTACATCCGCGACGTCGCCGCCGCCAGCCGCGTCCCCATCCTCAACATGCAGTGCGACCACTTCCACCCCTTCCAGATTCTCGCCGACCTGCTCACCATCGTCGAGAAAAAGGGAGACCCCCGCGGCCTCACCATCAACGTCAGCTACGCCTACGCCCAAAGCTACCAGAAACCCATGAGCGTGCCCATCAGCCTCATCTTGCTCATGACCCGCTACGGCATGAACGTGCGCCTCACCCACCCGCCGGAGTTCAAGCTGATGCCCCAATATGTGGAGCAGGCGAAAGAAAACGCGCGCAAATCGGGCGGTTCGCTGGAACTGCTGGATGACTTCGACGCCGGCTTCGTCAACGCCGACGTGGTCTATCCCAAGTCCTGGGGCTGTATGCTTACCACGGAAAGCCACGAGGAATCGGCGGCCATTTCCCGCCAGTACACCCACTGGATCACCGACGAACGGCGCATGGCGCTGGCAAAGCCGGACGCGCTTTATATGCACTGCCTGCCCGCCGACCGCAACATTGAAGTCACCGATGGCGTCATTGATGGCCCCAATAGCGTCGTCTACGACGAAGCGGAAAACCGCCTGCACGTGCAAAAAGCCGTCATGGCCCTCACGATGTAG
- the ssnA gene encoding putative aminohydrolase SsnA, with amino-acid sequence MSTLIHNVTIFTNDEANTILPDGAILIDGARITAVDTAAALMGQYPHAERLDGGGRLLMPGFTNAHMHFYGLYARGLALNRTPHNFHEILQYLWWALDKVLDDEAVYYSALIPAITAVRHGVTSVIDHHASPGACAGSLDQIEAALSQVGLRGLLCYEVSDRDGKATRNAGLAENERYMRKCAAAQAQDPDGLFAGMMGLHASFTLDDDSLEQAAAIAHDLGRGCHIHMLEDFVDETLTRQKYGRSVVERLHHFGILGPRSITAHGIFLDDAGRRLLADTDTIVVHQAQSNMNNAVGRADVFALLQAGVTVGIGTDGMTPDLRREVMTGYLMHKHHQKDNNLGWAEFERMALRNNPAIYERLTGRAVGRIAPGCLADVILLDYYAPTVLNAGNFWGHFLYGIIDADVDTTIINGNIVMRHKELPHLDEPRIAAASRAVAARVWRRYHE; translated from the coding sequence ATGAGTACGCTCATCCACAACGTAACCATTTTCACCAACGACGAGGCCAACACCATCCTCCCTGATGGCGCGATCCTCATTGACGGCGCCCGCATCACCGCCGTGGACACCGCCGCCGCGCTGATGGGGCAATACCCCCACGCGGAGCGGCTGGATGGCGGCGGGCGGTTGCTGATGCCCGGCTTCACCAACGCCCACATGCACTTCTACGGCCTCTATGCGCGTGGCCTGGCCCTCAACCGCACCCCGCACAACTTCCACGAGATTCTGCAATACCTCTGGTGGGCGCTGGACAAGGTGCTGGATGACGAGGCCGTCTACTACAGTGCCTTGATTCCGGCCATCACGGCAGTGCGTCACGGCGTCACCAGTGTTATTGATCATCATGCGAGTCCTGGGGCTTGTGCCGGCAGTTTGGACCAGATCGAAGCCGCCTTGAGCCAGGTGGGTTTGCGCGGCTTGCTCTGCTACGAAGTCTCGGACCGGGACGGGAAGGCAACGCGGAACGCGGGACTGGCGGAGAATGAGCGGTACATGCGCAAGTGCGCGGCGGCGCAGGCACAGGACCCGGATGGATTGTTTGCCGGCATGATGGGCCTGCACGCCTCCTTCACCCTGGATGATGATTCGCTGGAACAGGCGGCGGCGATTGCCCATGACCTCGGTCGGGGCTGCCACATTCACATGCTGGAAGATTTCGTTGACGAAACCCTGACCCGTCAGAAATATGGCCGCTCCGTGGTGGAACGCCTGCATCATTTTGGCATCCTCGGTCCCCGCAGCATCACCGCGCACGGTATTTTTCTCGACGACGCGGGCCGTCGCCTGCTGGCGGACACCGATACCATCGTCGTGCATCAGGCGCAGTCCAATATGAACAACGCTGTGGGACGCGCGGACGTGTTCGCCTTACTGCAAGCGGGCGTGACCGTGGGCATCGGCACGGATGGCATGACGCCCGACCTGCGCCGCGAGGTGATGACGGGCTACCTGATGCACAAGCATCACCAGAAGGACAACAATCTCGGTTGGGCGGAATTCGAGCGGATGGCGTTGCGGAATAATCCGGCTATTTATGAGCGGTTGACGGGTCGGGCGGTGGGGCGCATTGCGCCGGGCTGCCTGGCGGATGTGATTTTGCTGGATTACTATGCGCCGACTGTGTTGAATGCCGGCAATTTCTGGGGACACTTCCTCTACGGCATCATCGACGCCGACGTAGACACCACCATCATCAACGGCAACATCGTCATGCGCCACAAAGAACTGCCCCACCTGGACGAACCCCGCATCGCCGCCGCCTCCCGCGCCGTCGCCGCCCGCGTCTGGCGGCGCTACCACGAATAG
- the npdG gene encoding NADPH-dependent F420 reductase codes for MKIAIIGGTGPEGSGLGFRWAAAGHEVIIGSRRAEKGQQVAAELLALEPDFPIRGMDNLAAVTACDVAVLAVPYGAQAATLAGLQEALAGKLLITVVAPTGEKASVVYRLPSGLSAAEEAQQQLGDAVRVVAAFQNIGAHHLRDLDHEMDCDVLVCGQKAVDKDVAMRLAQDAGLRGVNAGSLQNAGVVEGLTSLLIFMNIKYKVKAAGIRIAGISP; via the coding sequence ATGAAGATAGCGATTATTGGTGGTACAGGACCGGAGGGAAGTGGTCTCGGTTTTCGTTGGGCGGCGGCGGGGCATGAGGTGATCATTGGCTCGCGCCGCGCGGAGAAGGGGCAACAGGTGGCGGCGGAATTGCTGGCGCTGGAGCCGGATTTTCCGATTCGCGGCATGGATAATCTGGCGGCGGTGACGGCGTGCGATGTGGCTGTGCTGGCGGTTCCGTATGGGGCGCAGGCGGCGACGTTGGCCGGTTTGCAAGAGGCGTTGGCGGGTAAGCTGCTGATTACGGTGGTCGCGCCGACGGGGGAAAAGGCCTCGGTCGTTTATCGCCTGCCCAGTGGGTTGTCCGCCGCCGAGGAAGCGCAGCAGCAGTTGGGGGATGCCGTGCGCGTGGTGGCTGCGTTCCAGAATATCGGGGCGCATCATTTGCGGGACCTGGACCATGAAATGGACTGCGACGTGTTGGTTTGTGGGCAAAAGGCGGTGGACAAGGATGTGGCGATGCGGTTGGCGCAGGACGCGGGGCTGCGGGGTGTGAATGCGGGTTCGCTGCAAAATGCCGGTGTGGTGGAGGGGCTGACGTCGCTGTTGATTTTTATGAATATCAAGTATAAGGTGAAAGCTGCCGGCATTCGTATTGCCGGCATCTCCCCCTAA
- a CDS encoding pyridoxal-phosphate dependent enzyme, translating into MIDLTRNEAALARAVRRARERNIIIPTFAQMRDPGQIPDAIKAELAGVGLWDLNPRNLFRITWHNEPVPSGGGFDGVNYLEFPSSLTGVPARIIALVGKWFPTGAHKVGAAFGCLVPALVTGQFDPTTQKAVWPSTGNYCRGGAYDSNLLACDSIAILPEGMSQERFNWLSRVAGETIKTPGSESNVKEIFDKCKELSALGEHIVIFNQFDQMGNYLWHHQVTGPAMAEVLERLMGPHDVYRGVVLTTGSAGTIACGDYLKTLFPASKIAASEALQCPTLLNNGFGAHRIEGIGDKHVPWVHNVKNTDMVMGIDDAATMGLIRLFNEKEGHAYLLRQGVPAEMVSQLHLLGISGCANLLSAIKFARYYELGEHDIVLTVATDSMEMYQSRLVELTAAEGAFAPLDAAGVYHRHLLGQSIDHVEELTYYGRKRIHNLKYYTWVEQQGKTYTEIQAQWYDDDYWRDIPAAAAEIDALIGEFNARVGLG; encoded by the coding sequence ATGATTGATCTTACTCGAAACGAAGCGGCGTTGGCGCGAGCGGTGCGCCGCGCGCGTGAACGCAACATTATTATTCCTACGTTCGCGCAGATGCGCGACCCCGGCCAGATTCCGGATGCTATCAAGGCGGAATTGGCGGGCGTGGGGCTGTGGGATCTGAACCCGCGCAATCTGTTTCGCATTACCTGGCACAATGAACCTGTCCCGTCCGGGGGGGGATTTGACGGCGTGAATTATCTGGAATTCCCTTCCTCGTTGACGGGTGTGCCGGCACGCATTATCGCCCTCGTTGGAAAATGGTTCCCCACCGGTGCGCACAAAGTGGGCGCGGCGTTCGGCTGCCTCGTTCCCGCCCTGGTGACGGGCCAGTTTGACCCGACGACGCAAAAAGCCGTCTGGCCGTCAACGGGCAACTACTGCCGCGGCGGCGCGTACGACAGCAATCTGCTGGCTTGTGACTCCATTGCCATTTTGCCCGAAGGTATGAGCCAGGAGCGATTCAACTGGCTGTCTCGCGTCGCCGGCGAGACCATCAAGACGCCCGGCTCGGAAAGCAACGTGAAGGAGATTTTCGACAAGTGCAAGGAACTGAGCGCATTGGGCGAGCATATCGTCATCTTCAACCAGTTCGACCAGATGGGCAACTACCTGTGGCATCATCAGGTGACAGGGCCGGCGATGGCCGAGGTGCTGGAGCGCCTCATGGGGCCGCATGATGTGTATCGTGGCGTGGTGTTGACCACGGGGTCGGCGGGGACGATTGCCTGCGGCGATTACCTGAAGACGTTGTTCCCGGCCAGCAAAATCGCCGCCAGCGAGGCGCTGCAATGCCCGACGTTGCTTAACAATGGCTTCGGCGCGCATCGGATTGAGGGCATCGGCGACAAGCATGTGCCCTGGGTGCACAACGTGAAGAACACGGACATGGTCATGGGCATTGACGACGCGGCCACGATGGGTCTGATTCGCCTGTTCAACGAAAAGGAAGGACACGCTTACTTGCTGCGCCAGGGCGTGCCGGCAGAAATGGTGTCCCAACTGCACTTGCTGGGCATTTCTGGCTGCGCCAACTTGCTCTCCGCCATCAAATTTGCCCGGTACTATGAACTGGGCGAGCATGACATAGTGCTGACGGTGGCTACGGATTCGATGGAGATGTACCAGAGCCGTCTGGTGGAGCTAACCGCGGCGGAGGGGGCGTTTGCGCCCTTAGACGCGGCAGGCGTTTATCATCGCCACTTGCTGGGGCAGTCGATTGATCACGTGGAGGAATTGACGTACTACGGCCGCAAACGTATCCACAACCTGAAGTATTACACCTGGGTGGAGCAGCAGGGCAAAACGTATACGGAAATCCAGGCGCAATGGTACGATGACGATTATTGGCGGGACATTCCCGCCGCTGCGGCGGAGATTGATGCCTTGATTGGCGAGTTCAACGCGCGCGTAGGATTGGGTTAG
- a CDS encoding 8-oxoguanine deaminase, whose product MTSILLRHARLLVTMNDDFEAIEDGALFVRDNVIAWVGPTGDIPPAYSHADRLIDATDKVVLPGLVNTHHHLYQTLTRALAPDSPLFPWLQTLYPIWARMDGEAVYTSALVGMAELILSGCTTSSDHLYLFPNGAQLEDEIRAAQELGLRFHAARGSMSLGESDGGLPPDSVVQDEATILSDCRRVIEAYHDPNPYAMLRIVVAPCSPFSVTPDLMRESARLARSYGVTLHTHLAETKDEEDFCLERFGFRPAAYAEHLEWVGDDVWWAHSIHVNSAEIGLMARTHTGAAHCPCSNMRLASGIAPVRQWLDQAVPVGLGVDGSASNDGSHMLNEARQALLLQRVLRQATTLTTREALWLATRGGANVLRRNDIGQLAVGMAADFIAFDLNQLPYAGAWHDPMAALVFCAPQQVDLSVINGRIIVEDGELRTLDLIPVIRRHNAISQRLINGA is encoded by the coding sequence ATGACCTCCATTTTGCTTCGTCACGCCCGCTTGCTGGTGACCATGAATGATGACTTTGAGGCGATTGAAGATGGCGCATTATTCGTGCGCGACAACGTCATCGCCTGGGTAGGTCCGACCGGCGACATCCCGCCGGCATACAGCCACGCGGACCGCCTGATTGACGCCACCGACAAGGTCGTGCTGCCCGGCCTCGTCAACACCCACCACCACCTCTACCAGACCCTCACCCGCGCCCTCGCGCCCGATAGTCCCCTCTTCCCCTGGCTGCAAACGCTCTACCCCATCTGGGCGCGCATGGATGGCGAGGCCGTGTACACCAGCGCCCTCGTGGGCATGGCCGAACTCATCCTCAGCGGCTGCACTACCTCCAGCGACCATCTCTATCTCTTCCCCAATGGGGCGCAACTGGAGGATGAGATTCGCGCCGCCCAGGAACTGGGGCTGCGCTTCCATGCCGCCCGCGGCTCCATGTCCCTCGGCGAAAGCGATGGCGGTCTGCCGCCCGACAGCGTGGTACAGGACGAGGCCACGATCCTGAGCGACTGCCGCCGCGTCATTGAGGCGTACCACGATCCCAACCCCTACGCCATGCTGCGCATCGTCGTGGCTCCCTGCTCTCCCTTCTCCGTCACCCCCGACCTGATGCGCGAATCGGCGCGGCTGGCGCGCAGCTACGGCGTCACCCTGCACACCCATCTGGCGGAAACGAAAGACGAGGAGGATTTTTGCCTGGAGCGGTTTGGCTTCCGCCCCGCCGCCTACGCGGAGCATCTGGAATGGGTGGGGGATGATGTCTGGTGGGCGCATTCCATTCACGTCAACAGCGCGGAGATCGGCCTCATGGCGCGCACGCACACCGGCGCCGCCCATTGCCCATGCAGCAATATGCGCCTGGCCAGCGGCATCGCCCCCGTGCGCCAATGGCTGGACCAGGCCGTGCCCGTGGGGTTGGGCGTGGATGGCTCCGCCAGCAACGACGGCTCGCACATGCTCAACGAAGCGCGGCAGGCGCTCCTCTTGCAGCGCGTGCTACGCCAGGCCACGACCCTGACCACGCGGGAGGCGCTGTGGCTGGCGACGCGCGGCGGCGCAAACGTGCTGCGGCGGAATGATATTGGGCAGTTGGCCGTGGGCATGGCTGCCGATTTTATTGCCTTTGATCTGAACCAGCTTCCCTACGCGGGCGCGTGGCACGACCCGATGGCGGCCCTGGTTTTCTGCGCCCCACAGCAGGTAGACCTGAGCGTGATCAATGGGCGCATCATCGTCGAGGATGGCGAACTGCGTACCCTGGACCTGATCCCCGTCATCCGGCGGCACAACGCCATCAGCCAACGCCTGATCAACGGCGCGTGA
- the xdh gene encoding selenium-dependent xanthine dehydrogenase, which translates to MMKFLLNGQQYTYDGDPDLDLMTFLREQQGIISPKNGCAPQAACGCCAVQLNDKTVLSCVTKMSRVADGVVTTTEGLGTYRQQVFANAFVASGGVQCGFCIPGIVMQANTLIDHNPDPSRADVEKALTPHICRCTGYKKIVDAVQMAAQAIRAEEELLMPASTAQIGARQPKYEAAKLVLGQHRYVDDIRIEGMKTGALKFSDHPRARVLRIDIVAAAAQPGVLRILTAADFPGERTVGLIKQDWPQMVAVGEVTHYIGDVLALVVAESDRAAREAVAKIQVEYEVLPPIVDMHAAMSEDSPLVHEQLAGNVLSRTVTQRGDLAAAKASAAFTARGVFQTQMIEHGFMEPECAVAYPAGDGVEVLSPGQGVYDDRVQIAKLLGLPPAQVRVVMVPNGGGFGGKEDLSVQGHAALAAYLLQMPVKVRLTRDESIAFHPKRHPIWMDYEIGCDAAGRLTFCQVRFVGDTGAYASVGAKVLERSAGHATGAYNFPVTDVVSTAVYTNNIPCGAMRGFGVNQAAFGLESLIDELCEQGGFDRWQFRYDNALQDGDMTATGQVIEAGAGARATLLAVKGAFYGARYAGIACGIKNTGVGNGMPDVSSARVTIAAPDQIIIDHGWTEMGQGVNTIAVQVVCQETGLSPDLFTVRIDTGAEQEAGMTTASRATSLVGNALIDACRGLKQDLRTHTLADLVGRVYEGRWVVDWTTKPGAMVEKVYTHYSYSYATQVVILDEETGFVKKVVAAHDAGKIFNPTLFEGQLEGSIHMGLGYALSEELALENGRPQSTRLRNMGILRAKEMPEMEIIGVEVPDPYGPYGAKGVGEIGLVPTAGAVANALYQFDGVRRRQLPMRIPKRGLTRK; encoded by the coding sequence ATTATGAAATTTCTCCTCAACGGACAGCAATACACCTACGACGGCGACCCCGACCTGGACTTGATGACGTTTCTGCGCGAGCAGCAGGGCATCATCTCCCCCAAGAACGGCTGCGCCCCCCAGGCCGCCTGCGGCTGCTGCGCCGTGCAACTCAACGACAAAACCGTTCTCTCCTGCGTCACCAAAATGAGCCGCGTCGCCGATGGCGTCGTCACCACCACGGAAGGGCTGGGAACCTACCGCCAGCAAGTCTTTGCCAACGCCTTTGTCGCCAGCGGCGGCGTGCAGTGCGGCTTCTGCATCCCCGGCATCGTGATGCAGGCCAACACCCTCATCGACCACAATCCCGATCCCTCCCGTGCCGACGTGGAAAAGGCGCTCACGCCGCACATCTGCCGCTGCACCGGCTATAAAAAGATCGTGGACGCCGTGCAAATGGCCGCGCAGGCCATTCGTGCCGAGGAAGAACTGCTGATGCCGGCATCTACCGCACAAATCGGCGCGCGTCAACCGAAATACGAAGCAGCGAAACTGGTGCTGGGCCAGCACCGCTACGTGGACGACATCCGCATTGAGGGGATGAAAACGGGCGCCCTGAAATTCAGCGACCATCCCCGCGCCCGCGTTTTGCGCATAGACATCGTGGCGGCAGCAGCGCAACCCGGCGTGCTGCGGATATTGACGGCGGCGGACTTCCCCGGCGAGCGCACCGTGGGCCTGATCAAACAAGATTGGCCGCAGATGGTGGCCGTGGGGGAGGTGACCCACTACATTGGGGACGTGTTGGCGCTGGTGGTGGCGGAATCAGACCGCGCCGCGCGCGAAGCGGTGGCGAAAATCCAGGTCGAATACGAGGTGCTGCCGCCCATCGTGGACATGCACGCGGCCATGAGCGAAGACAGTCCGCTGGTCCACGAACAGTTGGCCGGTAACGTCCTCTCGCGCACGGTGACGCAGCGCGGCGACCTGGCGGCGGCGAAGGCGTCCGCGGCGTTCACGGCGCGCGGTGTGTTCCAGACGCAAATGATTGAGCACGGCTTCATGGAGCCGGAGTGCGCCGTGGCTTATCCGGCGGGCGATGGCGTGGAGGTGTTGTCGCCGGGGCAGGGGGTGTACGATGACCGCGTGCAGATTGCAAAACTGCTGGGCCTGCCGCCGGCGCAGGTGCGCGTAGTCATGGTCCCCAATGGCGGCGGCTTTGGTGGCAAGGAGGATTTGAGCGTGCAGGGGCACGCGGCGCTGGCGGCGTATTTGCTGCAAATGCCGGTGAAAGTGCGCCTGACGCGGGATGAATCGATTGCTTTCCACCCGAAACGGCATCCCATCTGGATGGATTACGAGATTGGCTGCGACGCCGCGGGTCGGCTCACCTTTTGCCAGGTGCGGTTCGTGGGGGATACGGGGGCGTATGCGTCCGTGGGCGCGAAGGTGTTAGAGCGGTCGGCGGGGCACGCTACAGGCGCGTACAATTTTCCGGTGACGGATGTGGTGAGTACGGCGGTGTACACGAACAACATTCCTTGCGGGGCGATGCGTGGTTTTGGCGTGAATCAGGCGGCGTTTGGCCTGGAGAGCTTGATTGATGAGTTGTGTGAGCAGGGGGGCTTTGATCGCTGGCAGTTCCGCTATGATAATGCGCTGCAAGATGGGGATATGACGGCGACGGGGCAGGTGATTGAGGCGGGCGCGGGGGCGCGGGCGACGTTGTTGGCGGTGAAGGGGGCGTTTTATGGGGCGCGATATGCCGGCATTGCCTGCGGCATCAAGAATACAGGCGTCGGCAACGGGATGCCCGATGTCTCCTCCGCCCGCGTCACCATTGCCGCTCCAGATCAGATCATCATCGACCACGGCTGGACGGAAATGGGACAGGGCGTGAATACCATTGCCGTGCAGGTCGTCTGCCAGGAAACAGGGCTGTCGCCGGACCTGTTTACGGTGCGCATTGACACGGGGGCGGAGCAGGAGGCGGGCATGACCACGGCCTCGCGGGCGACTTCGCTGGTGGGGAATGCTCTGATTGACGCCTGTCGCGGCTTGAAGCAGGATTTGCGGACGCACACGCTGGCGGACCTGGTGGGGCGCGTCTATGAGGGGCGCTGGGTGGTGGATTGGACGACGAAGCCGGGGGCGATGGTGGAGAAGGTGTATACGCATTACTCCTACAGCTACGCGACGCAGGTGGTGATTCTGGACGAGGAGACGGGGTTTGTGAAGAAGGTGGTGGCGGCGCACGATGCCGGCAAAATCTTCAACCCCACGCTCTTCGAAGGACAACTCGAAGGCTCCATCCACATGGGCCTCGGCTACGCCCTCAGCGAAGAACTCGCCCTAGAAAATGGCCGCCCCCAAAGCACCCGCCTGCGCAACATGGGCATCCTGCGCGCCAAAGAGATGCCGGAAATGGAAATCATCGGCGTCGAAGTCCCCGACCCCTACGGACCCTACGGGGCCAAAGGCGTGGGCGAAATCGGCCTCGTGCCCACCGCCGGGGCCGTCGCCAACGCCCTCTACCAGTTTGATGGCGTCCGCCGCCGCCAACTTCCCATGCGCATCCCCAAGCGCGGCCTCACCCGTAAATAG
- a CDS encoding threonine synthase, which translates to MENVTHLHCLICGRDYAPDEVAYVCPEHGREGILDVRYDYARIARHISPLSLSRDQDFTIWRYRPLLPIAADAPAPPLAVGGTPLYQAQRLGARLGLPHLWVKDDGRNPTASFKDRASAIAVVKAQEAGAAIITTASTGNAAAALAGLCASVGRQNVIFVPKSAPAAKIAQLLVYGATVLLVDGSYDDAFDLCLAAADTYGWYNRNTAYNPYMSEGKKTVSYEIAEQMGWQAPDAVFVSVGDGCIIGGVHKGFRDLLALGWITHMPRIFGVQAAGSNYLAQAWERGEDVLTKPPIQAHTVADSISAGLPRDRLKAMAAVVETGGAFVTVSDEQILAAIPDLARGCGVFAEPAGAAAFAGLQQAVQQNRVAPEDRVVVINTGNGLKDVQSAMRGAALAGAEPHPVRPLLADVRRLFG; encoded by the coding sequence ATGGAAAACGTCACGCACCTACACTGCCTGATTTGTGGCCGCGATTACGCCCCCGACGAGGTCGCCTATGTCTGCCCCGAACACGGGCGCGAAGGCATCCTGGATGTGCGCTACGATTATGCGCGCATTGCCCGTCACATTTCGCCCTTGTCCCTTAGCCGCGATCAGGACTTCACCATCTGGCGCTACCGTCCCCTGCTGCCCATCGCCGCGGACGCGCCCGCGCCCCCCCTGGCCGTCGGCGGCACGCCGCTTTATCAGGCGCAAAGGCTGGGGGCGCGGTTGGGGTTGCCCCACCTGTGGGTGAAAGATGACGGGCGCAATCCCACCGCCAGCTTCAAGGACCGCGCCAGCGCCATCGCCGTGGTCAAGGCTCAGGAAGCCGGCGCGGCCATCATCACCACGGCCAGCACCGGCAACGCCGCCGCCGCCCTCGCCGGCCTGTGCGCCAGCGTCGGTCGGCAAAACGTCATCTTTGTGCCCAAATCCGCCCCCGCCGCCAAAATCGCCCAGCTTCTCGTCTACGGCGCTACCGTTCTCCTGGTGGATGGCTCCTACGACGACGCCTTTGACCTCTGCCTGGCCGCCGCGGACACCTACGGCTGGTACAACCGCAACACGGCCTACAACCCCTACATGAGCGAAGGCAAGAAGACGGTCAGCTACGAGATTGCCGAGCAGATGGGCTGGCAGGCTCCAGATGCCGTGTTCGTCAGCGTGGGCGACGGCTGCATCATTGGCGGCGTGCATAAAGGCTTCCGCGACCTGCTGGCGTTGGGCTGGATCACGCACATGCCGCGCATTTTTGGCGTACAGGCGGCGGGGAGCAACTACCTGGCGCAGGCGTGGGAGCGGGGCGAGGACGTGCTGACCAAGCCGCCGATTCAGGCGCATACCGTGGCGGACAGCATCAGCGCCGGACTGCCGCGTGACCGCTTGAAAGCGATGGCCGCCGTGGTGGAGACGGGCGGCGCATTTGTGACCGTCAGCGATGAGCAAATCCTGGCGGCGATTCCCGATCTGGCGCGTGGCTGCGGCGTGTTTGCCGAACCGGCAGGTGCGGCTGCCTTTGCCGGATTGCAGCAGGCCGTGCAACAAAACCGGGTCGCGCCGGAGGATCGCGTCGTGGTGATCAATACCGGCAATGGCCTGAAGGATGTGCAATCGGCCATGCGCGGCGCGGCGTTGGCCGGGGCGGAGCCGCATCCTGTGCGGCCATTGCTGGCTGACGTGCGGCGTTTATTTGGATGA